From the Paenibacillus sp. R14(2021) genome, the window GAGCCAGGTATTAGCTTGGAGGACATCAATCGAGCGTACAAGCTCATTTTGGATCATGAAGAGAAGAAGACGATGGAGCAGTTTAACCAAGCCGCTTACGGCAAGTACAAAGGAATGGCTGGATCCGCCCAGAAATTCGATCATTTCTTCAGCTATTATAAGTTCCATGTGCTGGGTGCCATTGCCGTCATCCTCATTATCATCTTCGGGACTAAAGCCTATATCGACCACCGTCATGAGCAGGCCGAATTGGCTAAGCTGCCGCCAATCGATGTAAGCGTCTCCTTTTTCGGCGATTTTTACAGCCAGGACGGCAGCTATCCGATCGGTGACTTGAAGCCGCTCGAGAGCAAATTCTTATCGTCGTTCCCGGACTGGAAGCGAGTTTCTGCTTTCTTCACGTATGTGCCGACCGACATTAAGAGCGAGCAGGATTCCGCCCTCCTCCAAAAAAGCATGATTGACCTCATGATGAACAAAGCCGACGTCTATATCTTGGATAAGGTTAATTTTGAGAAGCTCGCGAAGGAAGGTTCGCTGCTTCCGCTCGACGGCAGCAATGCGAGTAAACTGGGACCCGGCTTCAAGCCCGAGCTCGGCCTGAAGTCCGCGACGCAGGACGACCCGACCGAGCA encodes:
- a CDS encoding J domain-containing protein — encoded protein: MDELKQAYELLGLTEGAAKEDVEKRYFLLIRRDRSNKQREASEQTSEPGISLEDINRAYKLILDHEEKKTMEQFNQAAYGKYKGMAGSAQKFDHFFSYYKFHVLGAIAVILIIIFGTKAYIDHRHEQAELAKLPPIDVSVSFFGDFYSQDGSYPIGDLKPLESKFLSSFPDWKRVSAFFTYVPTDIKSEQDSALLQKSMIDLMMNKADVYILDKVNFEKLAKEGSLLPLDGSNASKLGPGFKPELGLKSATQDDPTEHVYGVDISASPLLKGLPVVGKEYIAGIRINADKPDNGFKFIAKYLE